From a region of the Oncorhynchus mykiss isolate Arlee chromosome 32, USDA_OmykA_1.1, whole genome shotgun sequence genome:
- the LOC110488068 gene encoding cilia- and flagella-associated protein 69 isoform X2, which produces MLASEAAMTKSYLTTSTGSKAKVHRRKHAIPVIKHIAKDNDQEKQEVLTKPIELSRVIHFLEDPLAATLKERQIFALKKVVKRCQKGFLLKELADVFKILYICAEKSKDHPEYTSVLCDLLKICRLPFLKEKTSDEVTYAQTVKESFSQMGFLMRVPNAEVRNQICHSIISVYSSVTSKHSVDGLHPTSLGYRVQLLEQSGLAETLVLSMALLENQPAVKLQVLQTLQMLSSSSDVNCSLILKAQGAQQICFHMNEPDPSGQVLFRSSEILWNLLERGCKEEVTAQLSNMDCIMALKEAFLHQLLNGFRHYDFQLRNDLLVITTLIAENPKSPLIESLFAKQLILFVTFPELKSHNPLVRNLKLSYNNEDFEMKRLLLNLVVVMSKDLSALQLFKEGHVVLALLHLVKPTAAPPEGQSGPRNWTPVQQEELQLQALATLATVAPLMLDDYMICQGNTCLLLLLEWCTERDAYFGQGHSFHGTGGRGSKKAQMRYCVRLLRSMVSLGNEAINQDLFDQGAISQLLVIIMQMEGSPEEEDVITLEIKADIQLILSALCENNPHRKELFGSEGVEMTVHFLKMSTEKFYSGLGHNKLILSTVDCVWSCIVGCYTTEDVFLEKEGIFLLLDLLHSSPRNMQNVVLGTLLELCDNPKTMSHILAWRGQKSLTTPGLLLQLWRQEEAELGVSRDLYGRISDPKKPILCYYQEEEDSQVSLPANRPSAAVMDVSENLRSKIYSVFCKLGFEALPGLSTEDYITLSIVTRYLDFKVGEVWDEISKELSLEGVRPVTPDEEALDTIAKMTEDTARRVITQQSSMLEQRDKEDVSEEKRMYTEIRSNWKQQELTAQSWEHFVAKTSNYKILKETKEHQERSIDSSRPKPKHKEAIFHPTQIHGLQITKFCGRVMTVESTPAHLTGGPLANTELALERVPIQGGALRKLPTATEDPEYFNTVSVK; this is translated from the exons ATGCTTGCATCGGAGGCTGCAATGACTAAAAGTTATTTGACAACTTCAACTGGATCGAAAGCCAAAGTGCATCGAAGAAAACATGCGATCCCAGTTATCAAACATATAGCAAAAGACAATGATCAAGAGAAACAGGAG GTTCTCACTAAACCTATTGAACTCAGTCGTGTGATACATTTTCTTGAGGATCCTTTAGCA GCTActttgaaagagagacagattttTGCTTTGAAGAAAGTAGTGAAGAGATGTCAAAAAGGCTTT CTTTTGAAAGAGCTGGCAGATGTTTTTAAGATTTTATATATCTGTGCTGAGAAGTCCAAAGATCATCCTGAATATACTTCAGTGCTATGTGACTTACTGAAGATTTGTCG GCTTCCTTTTCTAAAGGAAAAGACCTCTGATGAAGTGACCTATGCACAGACTGTCAAAGAATCATTCTCTCAGATGG GGTTCCTGATGAGGGTGCCAAACGCTGAAGTGAGGAACCAAATCTGCCACTCTATTATATCCGTGTACAGCTCTGTGACATCAAAACACAGTGTGGATG GACTCCACCCTACCAGCCTAGGCTACAGGGTGCAGCTGTTGGAGCAGAGTGGGCTGGCTGAGACTCTGGTCCTGTCCATGgccctcctggagaaccagcctGCAGTCAAGCTCCAGGTCCTACAGACTCTTCAGATGCTCTCCAGCTCATCTG ATGTGAACTGTAGCCTAATATTAAAGGCACAGGGGGCACAGCAGATCTGTTTCCATATGAATGAGCCAGACCCTTCAGGGCAAGTCCTGTTCCGCTCCTCGGAGATCCTATGGAACTTGCTGGAGAGAGGTTGCAAAGAGGAGGTTACAGCTCAATTGAGCAACATGGACTGTATTAT GGCTCTGAAAGAGGCATTTTTGCACCAGCTGCTGAATGGCTTTCGACATTACGACTTCCAACTCAGGAATGATCTACTGGTGATCACAACTCTCATAGCTGAAAACCCCAAATCTCCACTCATT GAGAGTTTATTTGCCAAGCAACTCATTCTTTTTGTTACATTTCCAGAAC TCAAGAGTCACAACCCGTTGGTCCGCAACCTCAAGCTTTCCTATAACAATGAAGATTTTGAGATGAAAAGGTTGCTACTAAATCTGGTTGTTGTCATGTCAAAAGACTTATCTGCTCTGCAG CTGTTCAAAGAGGGCCATGTTGTCCTGGCCCTGCTCCACCTAGTGAAGCCCACTGCTGCTCCTCCTGAAGGCCAGTCAGGGCCACGCAACTGGACCCCTGTCCAGCAGGAGGAGCTGCAACTGCAGGCTCTGGCCACTCTGGCCACCGTGGCTCCACTGATGCTGGATGACTATATGATCTGCCAGGGAAACACCTGCCTTCTGCTGCTGCTGGAGTGGTGCACTGAgcgag ATGCCTACTTTGGACAGGGCCATAGTTTCCATGGCACTGGAGGGAGGGGCAGTAAGAAGGCTCAGATGCGTTACTGTGTGAGGCTGCTGAGATCCATGGTGTCTCTAGGCAACGAAGCAATCAACCAGGACCTCTTTGATCAAGGAGCCATCAGCCAGCTGCTTG TGATCATTATGCAGATGGAGGGGAGTCCTGAGGAGGAGGACGTTATTACCTTGGAGATCAAGGCTGACATTCAGCTGATCCTGTCAGCACTCTGCGAGAACAATCCACACAGAAAG GAATTGTTTGGATCGGAGGGAGTTGAGATGACGGTGCATTTCCTCAAGATGAGCACTGAGAAGTTCTACAGTGGCCTGGGACACAACAAACTCATCCTCTCCACCGTGGATTGTGTCTG GTCCTGTATTGTTGGATGCTACACCACAGAAGATGTGTTTTTGGAAAAAGAAGGCATTTTCCTTCTGCTTGACTTGCTTCAT TCGAGCCCTAGGAACATGCAGAACGTGGTCCTTGGAACCCTGCTGGAGCTGTGTGACAACCCCAAGACGATGTCTCACATCCTGGCCTGGCGAGGGCAGAAGAGCCTGACCACCCCGGGGCTACTCTTACAGCTCTGGAGGCAGGAAGAGGCAGAGCTGGGGGTGAGCAGAGACCTCTATGGAAGGATCTCAG ATCCCAAGAAGCCTATTCTGTGTTATTACCAAGAGGAGGAGGATTCCCAGGTATCACTGCCTGCTAACAGGCCTAGTGCTGCAGTGATGGATGTGTCTGAGAACCTTCGCTCCAAGATCTACTCTGTCTTCTGTAAACTTG GTTTTGAAGCCCTGCCTGGATTGTCAACGGAAGATTATATCACCCTAAGCATTGTCACCAGATATCTGGACTTTAAG GTTGGCGAGGTGTGGGATGAGATCTCCAAAGAGTTGAGTCTGGAGGGAGTGAGACCAGTCACCCCTGACGAAGAGGCCCTGGATACCATTGCTAAGATGACAGAGGACACAGCCAGGAGAGTCATCACACAGCAGAGCAGCATGCTGGAGCAACGGGACAAGGAGGACGTCAGTGAGGAGAAACGCATGTATACAGAG ATACGTTCCAACTGGAAACAGCAGGAGCTTACAGCCCAGTCTTGGGAGCATTTTGTGGCAAAGACATCAAACTACAAGATTTTAAAG GAGACAAAAGAGCATCAGGAGAGATCTATTGACTCTTCCAGACCTAAACCAAAGCATAAGGAAGCTATATTCCATCCTACACAGATTCATGGCTTACAAATTACA aaatTCTGTGGGCGGGTGATGACTGTAGAGAGCACTCCAGCCCACCTGACAGGAGGGCCCCTGGCCAATACAGAGCTGGCACTGGAGAGGGTGCCCATCCAGGGTGGAGCCCTGAGGAAACTCCCCACTGCCACTGAGGACCCAGAGTATTTCAACACAGTATCAGTCAAATAA
- the LOC110488068 gene encoding cilia- and flagella-associated protein 69 isoform X1, whose product MLASEAAMTKSYLTTSTGSKAKVHRRKHAIPVIKHIAKDNDQEKQEVLTKPIELSRVIHFLEDPLAATLKERQIFALKKVVKRCQKGFLLKELADVFKILYICAEKSKDHPEYTSVLCDLLKICRLPFLKEKTSDEVTYAQTVKESFSQMGFLMRVPNAEVRNQICHSIISVYSSVTSKHSVDGMDSLSKPAAASKPAVASHRFSKQSMRLHPTSLGYRVQLLEQSGLAETLVLSMALLENQPAVKLQVLQTLQMLSSSSDVNCSLILKAQGAQQICFHMNEPDPSGQVLFRSSEILWNLLERGCKEEVTAQLSNMDCIMALKEAFLHQLLNGFRHYDFQLRNDLLVITTLIAENPKSPLIESLFAKQLILFVTFPELKSHNPLVRNLKLSYNNEDFEMKRLLLNLVVVMSKDLSALQLFKEGHVVLALLHLVKPTAAPPEGQSGPRNWTPVQQEELQLQALATLATVAPLMLDDYMICQGNTCLLLLLEWCTERDAYFGQGHSFHGTGGRGSKKAQMRYCVRLLRSMVSLGNEAINQDLFDQGAISQLLVIIMQMEGSPEEEDVITLEIKADIQLILSALCENNPHRKELFGSEGVEMTVHFLKMSTEKFYSGLGHNKLILSTVDCVWSCIVGCYTTEDVFLEKEGIFLLLDLLHSSPRNMQNVVLGTLLELCDNPKTMSHILAWRGQKSLTTPGLLLQLWRQEEAELGVSRDLYGRISDPKKPILCYYQEEEDSQVSLPANRPSAAVMDVSENLRSKIYSVFCKLGFEALPGLSTEDYITLSIVTRYLDFKVGEVWDEISKELSLEGVRPVTPDEEALDTIAKMTEDTARRVITQQSSMLEQRDKEDVSEEKRMYTEIRSNWKQQELTAQSWEHFVAKTSNYKILKETKEHQERSIDSSRPKPKHKEAIFHPTQIHGLQITKFCGRVMTVESTPAHLTGGPLANTELALERVPIQGGALRKLPTATEDPEYFNTVSVK is encoded by the exons ATGCTTGCATCGGAGGCTGCAATGACTAAAAGTTATTTGACAACTTCAACTGGATCGAAAGCCAAAGTGCATCGAAGAAAACATGCGATCCCAGTTATCAAACATATAGCAAAAGACAATGATCAAGAGAAACAGGAG GTTCTCACTAAACCTATTGAACTCAGTCGTGTGATACATTTTCTTGAGGATCCTTTAGCA GCTActttgaaagagagacagattttTGCTTTGAAGAAAGTAGTGAAGAGATGTCAAAAAGGCTTT CTTTTGAAAGAGCTGGCAGATGTTTTTAAGATTTTATATATCTGTGCTGAGAAGTCCAAAGATCATCCTGAATATACTTCAGTGCTATGTGACTTACTGAAGATTTGTCG GCTTCCTTTTCTAAAGGAAAAGACCTCTGATGAAGTGACCTATGCACAGACTGTCAAAGAATCATTCTCTCAGATGG GGTTCCTGATGAGGGTGCCAAACGCTGAAGTGAGGAACCAAATCTGCCACTCTATTATATCCGTGTACAGCTCTGTGACATCAAAACACAGTGTGGATGGTATGGACAGTCTTTCAAAGCCTGCAGCTGCCTCAAAGCCAGCTGTTGCCTCTCACAGATTCTCTAAACAGTCAATGA GACTCCACCCTACCAGCCTAGGCTACAGGGTGCAGCTGTTGGAGCAGAGTGGGCTGGCTGAGACTCTGGTCCTGTCCATGgccctcctggagaaccagcctGCAGTCAAGCTCCAGGTCCTACAGACTCTTCAGATGCTCTCCAGCTCATCTG ATGTGAACTGTAGCCTAATATTAAAGGCACAGGGGGCACAGCAGATCTGTTTCCATATGAATGAGCCAGACCCTTCAGGGCAAGTCCTGTTCCGCTCCTCGGAGATCCTATGGAACTTGCTGGAGAGAGGTTGCAAAGAGGAGGTTACAGCTCAATTGAGCAACATGGACTGTATTAT GGCTCTGAAAGAGGCATTTTTGCACCAGCTGCTGAATGGCTTTCGACATTACGACTTCCAACTCAGGAATGATCTACTGGTGATCACAACTCTCATAGCTGAAAACCCCAAATCTCCACTCATT GAGAGTTTATTTGCCAAGCAACTCATTCTTTTTGTTACATTTCCAGAAC TCAAGAGTCACAACCCGTTGGTCCGCAACCTCAAGCTTTCCTATAACAATGAAGATTTTGAGATGAAAAGGTTGCTACTAAATCTGGTTGTTGTCATGTCAAAAGACTTATCTGCTCTGCAG CTGTTCAAAGAGGGCCATGTTGTCCTGGCCCTGCTCCACCTAGTGAAGCCCACTGCTGCTCCTCCTGAAGGCCAGTCAGGGCCACGCAACTGGACCCCTGTCCAGCAGGAGGAGCTGCAACTGCAGGCTCTGGCCACTCTGGCCACCGTGGCTCCACTGATGCTGGATGACTATATGATCTGCCAGGGAAACACCTGCCTTCTGCTGCTGCTGGAGTGGTGCACTGAgcgag ATGCCTACTTTGGACAGGGCCATAGTTTCCATGGCACTGGAGGGAGGGGCAGTAAGAAGGCTCAGATGCGTTACTGTGTGAGGCTGCTGAGATCCATGGTGTCTCTAGGCAACGAAGCAATCAACCAGGACCTCTTTGATCAAGGAGCCATCAGCCAGCTGCTTG TGATCATTATGCAGATGGAGGGGAGTCCTGAGGAGGAGGACGTTATTACCTTGGAGATCAAGGCTGACATTCAGCTGATCCTGTCAGCACTCTGCGAGAACAATCCACACAGAAAG GAATTGTTTGGATCGGAGGGAGTTGAGATGACGGTGCATTTCCTCAAGATGAGCACTGAGAAGTTCTACAGTGGCCTGGGACACAACAAACTCATCCTCTCCACCGTGGATTGTGTCTG GTCCTGTATTGTTGGATGCTACACCACAGAAGATGTGTTTTTGGAAAAAGAAGGCATTTTCCTTCTGCTTGACTTGCTTCAT TCGAGCCCTAGGAACATGCAGAACGTGGTCCTTGGAACCCTGCTGGAGCTGTGTGACAACCCCAAGACGATGTCTCACATCCTGGCCTGGCGAGGGCAGAAGAGCCTGACCACCCCGGGGCTACTCTTACAGCTCTGGAGGCAGGAAGAGGCAGAGCTGGGGGTGAGCAGAGACCTCTATGGAAGGATCTCAG ATCCCAAGAAGCCTATTCTGTGTTATTACCAAGAGGAGGAGGATTCCCAGGTATCACTGCCTGCTAACAGGCCTAGTGCTGCAGTGATGGATGTGTCTGAGAACCTTCGCTCCAAGATCTACTCTGTCTTCTGTAAACTTG GTTTTGAAGCCCTGCCTGGATTGTCAACGGAAGATTATATCACCCTAAGCATTGTCACCAGATATCTGGACTTTAAG GTTGGCGAGGTGTGGGATGAGATCTCCAAAGAGTTGAGTCTGGAGGGAGTGAGACCAGTCACCCCTGACGAAGAGGCCCTGGATACCATTGCTAAGATGACAGAGGACACAGCCAGGAGAGTCATCACACAGCAGAGCAGCATGCTGGAGCAACGGGACAAGGAGGACGTCAGTGAGGAGAAACGCATGTATACAGAG ATACGTTCCAACTGGAAACAGCAGGAGCTTACAGCCCAGTCTTGGGAGCATTTTGTGGCAAAGACATCAAACTACAAGATTTTAAAG GAGACAAAAGAGCATCAGGAGAGATCTATTGACTCTTCCAGACCTAAACCAAAGCATAAGGAAGCTATATTCCATCCTACACAGATTCATGGCTTACAAATTACA aaatTCTGTGGGCGGGTGATGACTGTAGAGAGCACTCCAGCCCACCTGACAGGAGGGCCCCTGGCCAATACAGAGCTGGCACTGGAGAGGGTGCCCATCCAGGGTGGAGCCCTGAGGAAACTCCCCACTGCCACTGAGGACCCAGAGTATTTCAACACAGTATCAGTCAAATAA
- the LOC110488068 gene encoding cilia- and flagella-associated protein 69 isoform X3, with protein MLASEAAMTKSYLTTSTGSKAKVHRRKHAIPVIKHIAKDNDQEKQEVLTKPIELSRVIHFLEDPLAATLKERQIFALKKVVKRCQKGFLLKELADVFKILYICAEKSKDHPEYTSVLCDLLKICRLPFLKEKTSDEVTYAQTVKESFSQMGFLMRVPNAEVRNQICHSIISVYSSVTSKHSVDGMDSLSKPAAASKPAVASHRFSKQSMRLHPTSLGYRVQLLEQSGLAETLVLSMALLENQPAVKLQVLQTLQMLSSSSDVNCSLILKAQGAQQICFHMNEPDPSGQVLFRSSEILWNLLERGCKEEVTAQLSNMDCIMALKEAFLHQLLNGFRHYDFQLRNDLLVITTLIAENPKSPLIESLFAKQLILFVTFPELKSHNPLVRNLKLSYNNEDFEMKRLLLNLVVVMSKDLSALQLFKEGHVVLALLHLVKPTAAPPEGQSGPRNWTPVQQEELQLQALATLATVAPLMLDDYMICQGNTCLLLLLEWCTERDAYFGQGHSFHGTGGRGSKKAQMRYCVRLLRSMVSLGNEAINQDLFDQGAISQLLVIIMQMEGSPEEEDVITLEIKADIQLILSALCENNPHRKELFGSEGVEMTVHFLKMSTEKFYSGLGHNKLILSTVDCVWSCIVGCYTTEDVFLEKEGIFLLLDLLHSSPRNMQNVVLGTLLELCDNPKTMSHILAWRGQKSLTTPGLLLQLWRQEEAELGVSRDLYGRISDPKKPILCYYQEEEDSQVSLPANRPSAAVMDVSENLRSKIYSVFCKLGFEALPGLSTEDYITLSIVTRYLDFKLSQ; from the exons ATGCTTGCATCGGAGGCTGCAATGACTAAAAGTTATTTGACAACTTCAACTGGATCGAAAGCCAAAGTGCATCGAAGAAAACATGCGATCCCAGTTATCAAACATATAGCAAAAGACAATGATCAAGAGAAACAGGAG GTTCTCACTAAACCTATTGAACTCAGTCGTGTGATACATTTTCTTGAGGATCCTTTAGCA GCTActttgaaagagagacagattttTGCTTTGAAGAAAGTAGTGAAGAGATGTCAAAAAGGCTTT CTTTTGAAAGAGCTGGCAGATGTTTTTAAGATTTTATATATCTGTGCTGAGAAGTCCAAAGATCATCCTGAATATACTTCAGTGCTATGTGACTTACTGAAGATTTGTCG GCTTCCTTTTCTAAAGGAAAAGACCTCTGATGAAGTGACCTATGCACAGACTGTCAAAGAATCATTCTCTCAGATGG GGTTCCTGATGAGGGTGCCAAACGCTGAAGTGAGGAACCAAATCTGCCACTCTATTATATCCGTGTACAGCTCTGTGACATCAAAACACAGTGTGGATGGTATGGACAGTCTTTCAAAGCCTGCAGCTGCCTCAAAGCCAGCTGTTGCCTCTCACAGATTCTCTAAACAGTCAATGA GACTCCACCCTACCAGCCTAGGCTACAGGGTGCAGCTGTTGGAGCAGAGTGGGCTGGCTGAGACTCTGGTCCTGTCCATGgccctcctggagaaccagcctGCAGTCAAGCTCCAGGTCCTACAGACTCTTCAGATGCTCTCCAGCTCATCTG ATGTGAACTGTAGCCTAATATTAAAGGCACAGGGGGCACAGCAGATCTGTTTCCATATGAATGAGCCAGACCCTTCAGGGCAAGTCCTGTTCCGCTCCTCGGAGATCCTATGGAACTTGCTGGAGAGAGGTTGCAAAGAGGAGGTTACAGCTCAATTGAGCAACATGGACTGTATTAT GGCTCTGAAAGAGGCATTTTTGCACCAGCTGCTGAATGGCTTTCGACATTACGACTTCCAACTCAGGAATGATCTACTGGTGATCACAACTCTCATAGCTGAAAACCCCAAATCTCCACTCATT GAGAGTTTATTTGCCAAGCAACTCATTCTTTTTGTTACATTTCCAGAAC TCAAGAGTCACAACCCGTTGGTCCGCAACCTCAAGCTTTCCTATAACAATGAAGATTTTGAGATGAAAAGGTTGCTACTAAATCTGGTTGTTGTCATGTCAAAAGACTTATCTGCTCTGCAG CTGTTCAAAGAGGGCCATGTTGTCCTGGCCCTGCTCCACCTAGTGAAGCCCACTGCTGCTCCTCCTGAAGGCCAGTCAGGGCCACGCAACTGGACCCCTGTCCAGCAGGAGGAGCTGCAACTGCAGGCTCTGGCCACTCTGGCCACCGTGGCTCCACTGATGCTGGATGACTATATGATCTGCCAGGGAAACACCTGCCTTCTGCTGCTGCTGGAGTGGTGCACTGAgcgag ATGCCTACTTTGGACAGGGCCATAGTTTCCATGGCACTGGAGGGAGGGGCAGTAAGAAGGCTCAGATGCGTTACTGTGTGAGGCTGCTGAGATCCATGGTGTCTCTAGGCAACGAAGCAATCAACCAGGACCTCTTTGATCAAGGAGCCATCAGCCAGCTGCTTG TGATCATTATGCAGATGGAGGGGAGTCCTGAGGAGGAGGACGTTATTACCTTGGAGATCAAGGCTGACATTCAGCTGATCCTGTCAGCACTCTGCGAGAACAATCCACACAGAAAG GAATTGTTTGGATCGGAGGGAGTTGAGATGACGGTGCATTTCCTCAAGATGAGCACTGAGAAGTTCTACAGTGGCCTGGGACACAACAAACTCATCCTCTCCACCGTGGATTGTGTCTG GTCCTGTATTGTTGGATGCTACACCACAGAAGATGTGTTTTTGGAAAAAGAAGGCATTTTCCTTCTGCTTGACTTGCTTCAT TCGAGCCCTAGGAACATGCAGAACGTGGTCCTTGGAACCCTGCTGGAGCTGTGTGACAACCCCAAGACGATGTCTCACATCCTGGCCTGGCGAGGGCAGAAGAGCCTGACCACCCCGGGGCTACTCTTACAGCTCTGGAGGCAGGAAGAGGCAGAGCTGGGGGTGAGCAGAGACCTCTATGGAAGGATCTCAG ATCCCAAGAAGCCTATTCTGTGTTATTACCAAGAGGAGGAGGATTCCCAGGTATCACTGCCTGCTAACAGGCCTAGTGCTGCAGTGATGGATGTGTCTGAGAACCTTCGCTCCAAGATCTACTCTGTCTTCTGTAAACTTG GTTTTGAAGCCCTGCCTGGATTGTCAACGGAAGATTATATCACCCTAAGCATTGTCACCAGATATCTGGACTTTAAG CTATCCCAATAG